A section of the Candidatus Falkowbacteria bacterium genome encodes:
- a CDS encoding class I SAM-dependent methyltransferase — translation MIAKLYKPYLASGVDVLDIGCGNGEVSDYFLNKFEIKLVGTDIDQYLKKKIEFKKMTDLEKLPFPDKQFKVAMFNDVLHHTECIEKLIAESLRVAETVLIFEMQGNFWARLIDKGINWFHRPQMPVPLNFKNKKQWNELLTKLNCNYKVEAVKKPFIGYPLEHLFIVVNSK, via the coding sequence ATGATAGCCAAATTGTATAAACCATACCTAGCTTCAGGTGTGGATGTTTTAGATATTGGTTGTGGGAATGGGGAAGTGTCTGACTATTTTCTTAATAAGTTTGAAATAAAATTAGTTGGTACGGATATTGATCAGTATTTAAAAAAGAAAATTGAATTCAAAAAAATGACTGATCTTGAAAAATTGCCATTTCCGGACAAACAGTTTAAAGTCGCTATGTTTAATGATGTTCTGCATCATACTGAATGTATTGAAAAATTAATTGCAGAATCTTTACGAGTGGCAGAAACAGTTTTGATTTTTGAAATGCAGGGAAATTTTTGGGCGCGTTTGATTGACAAGGGGATTAACTGGTTCCATCGTCCGCAAATGCCAGTACCTCTTAATTTTAAAAATAAAAAACAGTGGAATGAACTCTTAACTAAACTTAACTGTAATTATAAAGTTGAAGCTGTGAAAAAGCCGTTTATTGGTTATCCGTTGGAACATTTGTTTATTGTGGTAAACAGTAAATGA